The following are from one region of the Fibrobacter sp. genome:
- the nrdG gene encoding anaerobic ribonucleoside-triphosphate reductase activating protein, with amino-acid sequence MDFQNVDNQEDDLHEVSYPVPEGFEGKKLRIAGIEPESFVDGPGIRFSIFTQGCSHNCLGCHNPQTHDFNGGHDISLAELLSMIEENPLLDGVTLSGGDPMFQAKTLVPLAREIKERGLNLVIFSGFTYERLMALKDEKPECLELLTFADILVDGPFILAQRCLDLKFRGSKNQRLVDVQASLSAGRVVLHQIQLDEMQNRPDLFE; translated from the coding sequence ATGGATTTTCAGAATGTAGATAACCAGGAAGATGATTTGCACGAAGTAAGCTACCCTGTGCCGGAAGGCTTCGAAGGGAAGAAACTTCGCATTGCAGGAATTGAACCTGAATCTTTCGTGGATGGTCCTGGTATCCGTTTTTCCATTTTCACTCAAGGCTGTTCCCACAATTGCCTCGGTTGCCATAATCCCCAGACCCACGATTTCAATGGCGGCCACGATATTTCCCTCGCAGAATTGCTTTCCATGATCGAGGAAAATCCGTTGCTGGATGGTGTGACTCTTAGTGGCGGCGATCCTATGTTTCAGGCGAAGACGCTTGTTCCCTTGGCTCGCGAAATCAAGGAACGCGGCTTGAATCTGGTCATTTTTTCTGGATTTACCTATGAACGCTTAATGGCTCTCAAGGATGAAAAACCGGAATGCCTGGAATTGCTGACCTTTGCGGATATTCTTGTTGATGGTCCCTTCATCTTGGCTCAGCGCTGCCTTGACTTGAAGTTTCGCGGCTCCAAGAACCAGCGTCTTGTTGATGTGCAGGCCAGTCTTTCCGCAGGCCGCGTTGTTCTTCACCAGATCCAGTTGGACGAGATGCAGAATAGGCCGGACTTGTTTGAATAG
- a CDS encoding anaerobic ribonucleoside triphosphate reductase: MIFAVKKRDGREMPFNIEKIAGAIVKAFRASGELEEQIKASQSQLDLLGGEDVLNSTALKVAAYAVGRLEAEGKTRPDIEEIQDAVEKALTEAGYGDTAKSYILYRAERTRVREVNTRLMHTLRDITFSSAKESDLKRENANIDGDTAMGTMLKYGSESAKHFYTMMMLKPEHSRAHSEGDIHIHDLDFYALTMTCCQIDLIKLFKNGFNTGHGHLREPKDIRSYAALAAIAIQSNQNDQHGGQAVPNFDYAMADGVRITYRKAYLNNMVKALILLTGKEEEEIRPVIKKLHEEMLEMGMVATLVPNEKFVQTEARELSKIYSTEIVMGAQKFAEKQAYEETDKATFQAMEAFVHNLNSMHSRAGAQTPFSSINYGMCTDPEAQMVMRNLLLTTEEGLGGGETAIFPIQIFRVKDGVSLNPGDPNYDLFKLACRVSAKRLFPNFSFMDAPYNAAYYKPGHPETEIAYMGCRTRVIGNTARPENEITFGRGNLSFTSINLPRIALKMKSIDLFYKELDRMLALVRDQLLERMEVQSRKRVKNFPFLMGQGIWIGSEKLGWNDEVREVLKDGTLSIGFIGLAETLVALTGKHHGESEASHKLGLEIVQHMRDFCDRESERLQLNFSLFATPAEGLSGRFLRMDKKKFGIIPGVTDRDYYTNSFHVPVYYKISAFKKIELEAPYHALTNAGHISYIEMDGDPTQNLDAFEKIVRFMAKSGIGYGSINHPVDRDPVCGYVGVINDVCPRCGRAEGHAIDPQKIEELRKKFPGMPAFLGIR, translated from the coding sequence ATGATTTTTGCTGTGAAAAAACGTGACGGCCGCGAGATGCCGTTCAACATTGAGAAGATCGCTGGTGCCATCGTTAAGGCTTTCCGTGCCTCTGGTGAACTTGAAGAACAGATTAAGGCTTCCCAGTCTCAGCTGGACCTTCTCGGTGGTGAAGACGTTTTGAACAGTACCGCTCTCAAGGTTGCTGCCTATGCAGTAGGCCGCCTTGAAGCCGAAGGCAAGACTCGTCCTGACATTGAAGAAATCCAGGACGCAGTCGAAAAGGCCTTGACCGAAGCCGGCTACGGTGACACCGCCAAGAGCTACATCCTTTATCGTGCAGAACGTACCCGTGTTCGTGAAGTGAACACTCGCCTCATGCACACCCTTCGCGACATTACCTTCAGCTCCGCCAAGGAATCCGACCTGAAGCGCGAAAACGCAAACATCGATGGCGACACCGCCATGGGTACCATGCTCAAGTACGGTTCCGAATCCGCAAAGCATTTCTACACCATGATGATGCTGAAGCCGGAACACAGCCGTGCTCATTCCGAAGGCGATATCCATATCCATGACCTGGATTTCTACGCCCTCACCATGACCTGCTGCCAGATCGACCTAATCAAGCTTTTCAAGAATGGTTTCAACACGGGTCACGGTCATCTCCGTGAACCCAAGGACATCCGCAGCTACGCAGCTCTCGCTGCAATTGCTATCCAGTCCAACCAGAACGATCAGCACGGTGGTCAGGCTGTTCCTAACTTCGACTATGCCATGGCCGACGGCGTTCGCATCACCTACCGCAAGGCTTACCTGAATAACATGGTGAAGGCCTTGATTCTTCTCACCGGTAAGGAAGAAGAAGAAATCCGTCCGGTTATCAAGAAGCTTCATGAAGAAATGCTCGAAATGGGTATGGTGGCAACTCTCGTTCCTAACGAAAAGTTTGTCCAGACCGAAGCTCGTGAGCTTTCCAAGATCTACAGCACCGAAATCGTTATGGGTGCACAGAAGTTTGCCGAAAAGCAGGCTTACGAAGAAACGGACAAGGCTACCTTCCAGGCTATGGAAGCTTTCGTTCATAACCTGAACTCCATGCACAGCCGCGCCGGTGCTCAGACTCCGTTCTCCAGCATTAACTACGGTATGTGTACCGATCCCGAAGCCCAGATGGTGATGCGTAATTTGCTGCTCACTACAGAAGAAGGCTTGGGTGGTGGCGAAACCGCAATCTTCCCGATTCAGATTTTCCGCGTAAAGGATGGCGTGAGCCTCAATCCGGGCGACCCCAACTACGACTTGTTCAAGTTGGCCTGCCGCGTTTCTGCAAAGCGCCTGTTCCCCAACTTCAGCTTCATGGATGCTCCGTACAATGCTGCTTACTACAAGCCGGGCCACCCTGAAACTGAAATCGCCTACATGGGTTGCCGTACTCGCGTTATCGGTAATACCGCCCGTCCCGAAAACGAAATCACCTTCGGCCGTGGCAACCTGAGCTTTACCTCCATCAACCTGCCTCGCATCGCCCTCAAGATGAAGTCCATCGACCTGTTCTACAAGGAACTGGATCGCATGCTGGCTCTCGTCCGCGATCAGTTGCTGGAACGTATGGAAGTGCAGAGCCGCAAGCGCGTGAAGAACTTCCCCTTCCTCATGGGCCAGGGCATTTGGATTGGTTCCGAAAAGCTGGGCTGGAACGACGAAGTCCGCGAAGTCCTCAAGGACGGTACCCTTTCCATCGGTTTCATTGGCCTTGCCGAAACCTTGGTTGCCCTCACCGGCAAGCATCACGGCGAATCCGAAGCTTCCCATAAGCTTGGTCTCGAAATCGTTCAGCACATGCGTGATTTCTGCGACCGCGAATCCGAACGCCTCCAGCTGAACTTCTCACTCTTTGCTACTCCGGCAGAAGGCCTTTCTGGTCGTTTCCTCCGCATGGACAAGAAGAAGTTTGGCATCATTCCGGGTGTTACCGATCGTGACTACTACACCAACTCCTTCCATGTGCCTGTATACTACAAGATCAGCGCATTCAAGAAGATTGAATTGGAAGCCCCGTATCACGCTCTCACCAACGCTGGCCATATCAGCTACATCGAAATGGATGGCGACCCGACCCAGAACCTGGATGCATTCGAAAAGATCGTTCGCTTCATGGCTAAGTCCGGCATTGGCTACGGCTCCATCAACCATCCGGTTGACCGTGACCCTGTCTGCGGTTACGTTGGTGTGATTAACGATGTGTGCCCCCGTTGCGGTCGTGCAGAAGGCCACGCCATCGATCCGCAGAAGATCGAAGAACTCCGCAAGAAGTTCCCGGGCATGCCCGCCTTCCTGGGAATCCGCTAA
- a CDS encoding SIMPL domain-containing protein has protein sequence MSSKFFNVVCIAGLVACVYMVTNGGRPCVSGGTASVETPRVEVSAMESKKVAADKFVTGFRLDLRDKDKDVLFKKVAERRAAIFANVAALDIPEKNVEQNSVDVRKEWSYHDGKRNLAGYVATQSFEVSVDNKSDAAALVEALASEPDVEIDRTSAELKDVSAVQSEIIGLASKKALSQAKSYADGVNAKLGDVIYVGGDGGVNVYGGYSMHRRAKGLAVNAMMMDGAAPDESAIADSVEVSASVRLIVELK, from the coding sequence ATGTCTTCAAAATTTTTTAATGTCGTTTGTATCGCAGGTCTTGTTGCTTGCGTCTATATGGTTACCAATGGCGGTCGTCCCTGCGTGTCCGGCGGTACTGCTTCGGTAGAGACTCCCCGTGTGGAAGTTTCCGCAATGGAGTCCAAGAAGGTGGCTGCCGACAAGTTTGTGACTGGGTTCCGCCTGGATCTTCGTGATAAGGACAAGGACGTCCTTTTCAAGAAGGTTGCAGAACGTAGGGCAGCTATTTTCGCAAATGTTGCTGCACTGGACATTCCCGAAAAGAATGTGGAACAGAATAGCGTTGATGTGCGTAAGGAATGGTCCTACCACGACGGCAAGCGTAATCTTGCGGGCTATGTGGCAACCCAGAGCTTTGAGGTTTCTGTAGACAACAAGAGCGATGCTGCCGCCTTGGTGGAGGCCCTTGCCTCGGAACCGGATGTAGAAATCGATCGCACTAGTGCAGAACTTAAGGATGTGTCTGCAGTTCAGTCCGAAATTATTGGGCTTGCAAGCAAGAAGGCTCTGTCTCAGGCCAAGAGCTATGCCGATGGCGTCAATGCCAAGCTGGGCGATGTTATCTATGTGGGCGGGGATGGTGGAGTTAACGTCTATGGCGGTTATTCCATGCATCGTAGAGCCAAGGGGCTTGCTGTAAATGCCATGATGATGGATGGTGCAGCTCCAGATGAATCTGCTATTGCGGACTCTGTGGAGGTTAGTGCGTCGGTGCGTCTGATTGTTGAATTGAAGTAA